The sequence below is a genomic window from Phoenix dactylifera cultivar Barhee BC4 chromosome 8, palm_55x_up_171113_PBpolish2nd_filt_p, whole genome shotgun sequence.
ATGCCAttcaaaataatttcattgagcaCCTTAATTGCTTCCTTAATCTCACCTTTGGCGCAAAAATCACTGCAGAATAGCATTGCATATTTCTATATTTATCTGAAGTCCCTTTTCTTTCAACATTCTAATAGTACTCTTAGCTTCCTGTAAGCGAATATTTTTACATTATGCATTAAGTATACAAGAATACATCATAACATTGGGTACCATCTCATTCTCTACCATATGACGCAGCAAATCCTCTGTATATTGGCACCTGCCAGCCTTACACATGCCATCTGAAAGTATGCTATAACTTACAACATCAAGCTCCACTCCTTTATGGGCCATTTCTTCCACCAAATTTGCACATGCTTGAGATCACCTACCTTACAAAAACCAGATATTAAAGTATTGTAACTCACCACATTTGGTCTTAGACCCTGCCTTTCCATATCACATAATAAATCCTGTGCAGCCTCAATGTTCCCAATCTTACAGTACCCATCCATCAAGGTGTAATAAGTGATCACAACAGGTTTGGTTCCTTTCCTTCTAATCTCCTGGAGAAGCTTCCTTGCTTTGTCCATGTTACCCATTTTGCAAAATCCACAGATCAAAATATTATAAGCAACAAGATTATTACTGAATCCTCTCTCTTCCATCTGGCAAAAGAGCCCGATTGCTTCCTCAAGTCGCCCTCCTTTACATAACCAATTTAGCAGGGTACAATAAGTGAACTCATTAGGGCCTGCCCCTTTTTGAATCATCATGTCAAAAAGCCTCAATGCCTCATCTACTCTCCCCTCTTTACAGAGTCTCCCTATGACTCCTGTGTATGTGACGACATTCGGATTGAGACCACGACAGAGCATCTCTTGGATCATTCCTATGGCCTCTTCCAGTTGCCCAACCTCGCATAGTCCATGAATTAGAGCATTGTAAgtgtgaggatccatgcgggcatgtgtttagtcccacatcggttatttggtGAGGAGATTTTGGACACTTATACAAaactaagaaatccaaaaaatgCCTTCtgactagcctttttgggtgaggttctgggttATTACAATAAGTTATGACATTTGGAGAGAAGCCCTTCTCtgatatttcattaaaaaagcaATTTTGCTTCAACTAATTGCCTCTCCTGACACAATCCATTTATAAAGCCAGTATATGTTACCACATTTCCCTTAACTCCCAAGTTGACCATCCTAGTGCAAAGCATCTTCGCCAACTTCATCTTCCGATCACTGCAGAGACCAGCTGAGACACAATTGTAAGCAACGACACTCGGAACCAATCCAACTCTCAGCATTTAAGAAATCAAACGCAAGCCCAATTCTGAAATCGAATTACTGCAAACAAAATCAATCAAGATTGAATAGGTTCTGCTATTAGGGCTCGGCCCGTTCTCCGTCAGCCCACGCAGAAGGCCAAACGCATCGAAGACCCTGCCTTTTACGCAGTAGCCCTTGATCAGAGTATTGCAATATCACATTCGGAGAGTAAGACCAGAATCTTATTTCGTCGAACACCTGGCGTCCAATGCCCGACTCGCAGTAACAGTTGATGAGGATGTTAAGGGTGAGGACGTCCGGGGGAAAGGCTAGTGGCAAGACCTTCAAGAATCCATGTTCTTCGCCATGTTATCGGCAATGGTGTTGGGGAACGCTTGGAGAAAATGACAAGGGTTTCAGCGCCGGGATGGGCGTCGGGATTTTAGGGGCCGAGGACCCGGTTGTATCCCTCGCGCTCACCAACCGTCAGATCCCATTTCGCTTTTAGATGTGTTGAGAGGGTAACTGACGGAGTTCGGAGCGCTGAATCGAACGCGggagaaatttaaacatatgagCTGTGGATGATCCGACGGTCGACGGGATCAAGGGAAGTATTTCCTTCTTTGG
It includes:
- the LOC103703042 gene encoding pentatricopeptide repeat-containing protein At1g05670, mitochondrial-like, which encodes MDPHTYNALIHGLCEVGQLEEAIGMIQEMLCRGLNPNVVTYTGVIGRLCKEGRVDEALRLFDMMIQKGAGPNEFTYCTLLNWLCKGGRLEEAIGLFCQMEERGFSNNLVAYNILICGFCKMGNMDKARKLLQEIRRKGTKPVVITYYTLMDGYCKIGNIEAAQDLLCDMERQGLRPNVVSYNTLISGFCKVGDLKHVQIWWKKWPIKEWSLML